One window from the genome of Musa acuminata AAA Group cultivar baxijiao chromosome BXJ1-4, Cavendish_Baxijiao_AAA, whole genome shotgun sequence encodes:
- the LOC103982853 gene encoding DNA-directed RNA polymerases II, IV and V subunit 9A isoform X2, protein MDQLRGVAQRDANTTAMGPLGTETWLSVLFPRMKCGRVSSTSERVIRVLGLAKGFGARIGSAAEMSVMKFCRGCNNVLYPKEDREQRILLFACRNCDHQEVADDCIAYRMEINHSVGERSQVLQDVAADPALPRTRNVRCANCNHPEAVFFQAPSKAEVGMALFFICCNPNCGHRWRD, encoded by the exons ATGGATCAGCTGAGAGGCGTCGCCCAGCGAGACGCCAATACCACAGCAATGGGACCCTTAGGGACTGAAACGTGGCTCTCCGTTCTCTTTCCACGAATGAAATGTGGACGCGTGTCGAGCACTTCTGAGAGGGTTATAAGGGTTTTAGGTTTGGCCAAAGGATTCGGAGCGCGAATTGGATCAGCGGCAGAGATGAGCGTGATGAAGTTCTGCCGCGGATG CAACAATGTTCTGTATCCGAAGGAGGACAGGGAGCAAAGGATCCTCCTCTTCGCCTGCCGGAACTGCGATCACCAG GAGGTTGCCGATGACTGTATCGCCTATAGAATGGAGATAAATCATTCTGTTGGTGAACGCTCTCAAGTGCTACAGGATGTAGCAGCTGATCCAGCTCTCCCTCGCACAAGGAATGTCAGATGCGCAAATTGCAATCACCCAGAAGCTGTATTCTTTCAG GCACCATCAAAGGCGGAGGTGGGCATGGCACTGTTCTTCATTTGCTGCAACCCAAACTGCGGGCATAGGTGGAGAGATTGA
- the LOC103982853 gene encoding DNA-directed RNA polymerases II, IV and V subunit 9A isoform X3: protein MDQLRGVAQRDANTTAMGPLGTETWLSVLFPRMKCGRVSSTSERVIRVLGLAKGFGARIGSAAEMSVMKFCRGCNNVLYPKEDREQRILLFACRNCDHQEVADDCIAYRMEINHSVGERSQVLQDVAADPALPRTRNVRCANCNHPEAVFFQLLQP from the exons ATGGATCAGCTGAGAGGCGTCGCCCAGCGAGACGCCAATACCACAGCAATGGGACCCTTAGGGACTGAAACGTGGCTCTCCGTTCTCTTTCCACGAATGAAATGTGGACGCGTGTCGAGCACTTCTGAGAGGGTTATAAGGGTTTTAGGTTTGGCCAAAGGATTCGGAGCGCGAATTGGATCAGCGGCAGAGATGAGCGTGATGAAGTTCTGCCGCGGATG CAACAATGTTCTGTATCCGAAGGAGGACAGGGAGCAAAGGATCCTCCTCTTCGCCTGCCGGAACTGCGATCACCAG GAGGTTGCCGATGACTGTATCGCCTATAGAATGGAGATAAATCATTCTGTTGGTGAACGCTCTCAAGTGCTACAGGATGTAGCAGCTGATCCAGCTCTCCCTCGCACAAGGAATGTCAGATGCGCAAATTGCAATCACCCAGAAGCTGTATTCTTTCAG TTGCTTCAGCCGTGA
- the LOC103982853 gene encoding DNA-directed RNA polymerase II subunit RPB9 isoform X1, with product MDQLRGVAQRDANTTAMGPLGTETWLSVLFPRMKCGRVSSTSERVIRVLGLAKGFGARIGSAAEMSVMKFCRGCNNVLYPKEDREQRILLFACRNCDHQEVADDCIAYRMEINHSVGERSQVLQDVAADPALPRTRNVRCANCNHPEAVFFQMYHGFSIQLLDFFHEHVWLFSHVVIKQLLQP from the exons ATGGATCAGCTGAGAGGCGTCGCCCAGCGAGACGCCAATACCACAGCAATGGGACCCTTAGGGACTGAAACGTGGCTCTCCGTTCTCTTTCCACGAATGAAATGTGGACGCGTGTCGAGCACTTCTGAGAGGGTTATAAGGGTTTTAGGTTTGGCCAAAGGATTCGGAGCGCGAATTGGATCAGCGGCAGAGATGAGCGTGATGAAGTTCTGCCGCGGATG CAACAATGTTCTGTATCCGAAGGAGGACAGGGAGCAAAGGATCCTCCTCTTCGCCTGCCGGAACTGCGATCACCAG GAGGTTGCCGATGACTGTATCGCCTATAGAATGGAGATAAATCATTCTGTTGGTGAACGCTCTCAAGTGCTACAGGATGTAGCAGCTGATCCAGCTCTCCCTCGCACAAGGAATGTCAGATGCGCAAATTGCAATCACCCAGAAGCTGTATTCTTTCAG ATGTATCATGGCTTCAGTATACAACTTTTGGACTTTTTTCATGAACATGTTTGGTTGTTCTCGCATGTTGTCATTAAACAGTTGCTTCAGCCGTGA